The Vidua macroura isolate BioBank_ID:100142 chromosome 29, ASM2450914v1, whole genome shotgun sequence genome segment tttagttTCAATTattcctgggcaggggcagtgTGAGGAGAGCCAGGCCTGCCTGGCATTTTATTTGCACAGCAGGATCccctcccagcaggaattctgcTGTGTCCCAGTACCCTGGGCTAGGAAAAGCTGTCCTTGTGTGGGACAAGTTGATTTTTGAGGTTCTTTgtaacccaaaccattctgcagCTCCGTAATTTTGACATTTCAAGATGTCCCCAGAAGGAACAGCATCCACCATAAAGGGAGGGAAATAAATCCTCGTGGTTTTGTCTTGGGTCACTCCCTGCAGCTCTAAACATTGGAGTGAGTCTTTATTTGATCTTTGTTTGCTCTAAACCTTTTATCTTCACCTGCAGGAGTTTTCCAGAGTCCCTCCTGGGCATTTTCCCATCCTCTCTCCTCCCCCCCAGGGAACTGAAGCATTTCTGGGATGTCAGGAGGGCTCGTTGGCCAAACCTGTCATTGTCACCCAGACACCAACGTCACTGCCAGCCCCATTCCAGTGTCCACCAGGGATCCGTGGGGACAGGGCACGACAAACTCCTCGGGAAGAGGGAGCTGCTCGTGCCCTGGCCAGTTTAGCTGCATTGCTTCCTATTTTTGAGGATCCACCCAGCTCTTTACTGGGTCATCTGcccagtttttttccctgtgacacTGAGGCAGCTTCCTCCCCTTGTTATTCAGAAAATTACAGTCATCAAATGGAAAGTCTTAATTGCTCCATTCATTATCCTTGGGAGTCATATCCGactgttaatttattttgcctGGGAACTCCCCAAAGGCTTCACGAGGTTTTTGGCCTAAATCAGGATtagctgctctggggacagtTGGAGGAAGGAATGTCACCAACACAGGGAAGCCTCTCGGTGCCACCAGCTCCTGGTACCGCTGGGGCcaccaaaaccaaccccaaTTTTGCCAGCTCTGGAGCGGGGAGAAACCTTGCTGTGATTTTTGGGGATGTTGGAGCATTTCCCCCTCACCAACAGCTGATTTTTGGTTACTTCCGTGTGGATTTCAGTAGAGGACAGGAAAACCAGGACCTGTTTTGTGGGACACGTCTGAAATAAGATGTTTTGTGTGGGGTAGAGGAATCTGGAAGTCTCCTTATCCTCTTtccaagggcctggagtgacaggacaagggggaatggcttcagatggagagagagaaggtttagatgggattttgggaaggaatcctTATTGTGACAGCGGGCAGGCCCTGACACAGGTGGTCCTGAGAAGTTTTGGATGCCCCAGAGTCCCTGGAAGCGTgcaaggacaggttggatggggcttggagcagcctggcatgGTGGGAactgtctctgcccatggcaggggtgggatgggatggactttcagccccttccaacccaaaccattccatgattccaccaTCCTCAGGACTCACATTTCAGCGCCAGGGTCCCCCCAGATCCTCCTCGTGgaactgcagctccagcacagctgggtgaggccagccctgctcactCCTCATCCCATCAGCACCACCCAGAGAGAGCTTGGGGAAGTTGGGATGGGAGAAACATCTCAGAAGAGCAAATCTCAGATCTTCCTGCTGTGCAAAGATCTCATCTGGACCCCCTATGggattttctcctttccaagccttctcctgctccttctcccacAGGATCCGAGCAGGGCAAATACAGGCAGGAAGGAACTGATGGAGTACCTTGGATAAACTCGAGGAGCTCAGTGACTGTTTCTCTGTTTGTGAGAAACGGATTTGTAGAAAATCCTTAAAACCCAACAGAAAACTCACATAGTGTGCATAAATATGTAAACGATGAGATAAGAAAGGTTGGCTTAGAAATGCTACAGAGCATTTCttgagagaaaaatggaaatagaaatCAGTTTTAAAGGATGGTTTTGCAAAAGGAGTGGATAACTTGGAAAATAGAACTATGAGAGATGCATTGTATTAGAACAAATACAGGGGCACTTAGAACGAATTAAGGGTAATTTTAGGTGATTGGGTTTAAGGCATTTACAGGATGGTGTGGTAAAAGCTGAAAGGACAAGAAGCACTTAAAGTGTATTATTATAGATAATTATAgcaatatataatatatataatgcataatatattctatattctatattatctatgttatatatattttatatttattttttattatatttaattaagaaatacGCATCTTCTAATTGTAGTAGcatgaattataacatctgtattgtctcacccttcacatgagactgaaaatagaataaaagtttttaaaatgcctctcagttgccccaaCTGTGGATCAGAAAAGGGTTTAATCCAACATCTGTGCCCTCTTCCAGCCTCCCCTGGGCTGGGATTCACCTTTCCAGGTTTAtcccttctttcctttgagCTCTGCCTCATTTCTCCACCACTTCACTACCTGTATGTTTCTGGGGTTGCTTTAATAATGGTACCTACTGTGAGGAAATGACACAGGgggaaattttaatttcattttatgtcaTTTCATCCCCAACCCTTTAAGTGTCTCTTTGGGTCTGCCCCACCAGTTTTTGAAGGGCTCAGATCCACTCTAAATGCTGATGTTAGTCCTGGGCAAGAACCACCCCAGAGGAGTCCCGGCGAGCACATATTGTAAATGAAGGtgaacctggtgggaagaaatgctgatgtctgacttcagttcagaaggctgaatgatttctttattataactatactataattcattaatatactatttaatggagatactaaaactacaaacctactttttctaactcCCATATCTAACccactcacaactcgtgaccctctctgagagtccagacacaggtggattggattggccatcaggctcaaacaatcctctcCAGgatccaatcaagcaatcaacCCAGGTGAGCatttctccaagcacattccacatgggaaaaacaaggagcagaaagagaaattgttttctctttcttctctccatgctcctctatgaaaaagtcctgagagagagaagaatgtgcctgccacaagCACGgacctgcttttccagctccccacagtgccctgctccatccctttaTCACAGCGGAATCAGCAGTGTAGCACTTTGGGATTTCCACACCGCTCCTGCTCCACCTtccccagccagagctggtCTGACCTCCCCAAATCCCTTGGAGTGTCCTGAGTAATTTATGTTcgtgtggggtttttttggttgtgagGTGCTTAGTGGTTTTTTTGTGAAGTaactctgtccctctgtctggCTGGCtcctcccagggcaggatctGGGCTGGAATCAGGAGAGCTCGTTATGCAGCAGTTAATTACTGGCACCCCCGGTAactataatatataatatataatatataatatataatatataatatataatatataatatataatatataatatataatatataatatataatatataatatactatattaatataatagactatatattatatatataatataatataatataatataatataatataatataatataatataatataatataatatataattcgTTCCAAGCGTCTCTGGCCGCCCCGGCAATGAGAGAGGTGAGTCACGAGGGAACATTCCAGAGGCTCGGCGCCCGCACGGCCACAGGATGGTGCTCCAAGACCATCCATGGACGACACCACCGAGAAGATGGCATCCCACCCCTGCACGGGCAGCGACACCATGGTTGATGTCAAATGAGGATTTTCAGCTCTGAGTCCAgtgaaaagagagggaaaacccaaattataaataaataattccatgCAGCAGAGGTTTTACTGGGGATGTTGGGAATGTGCCGGAGAGAATGAAATAATGCAAACTGTGGAGCAAATTCTCTGTCTTGCAGCTGATACATCTCAGGTGgatatttcatatatttattgTATCTGAGGAGTTTTTATTGCTATATTTAAGGAGTAAATGCTTTGAGAGTGAATTGCTTGACACAAGAGACTCCCTTGACTTGAAAGTCAAGTTCTGGTTTTcaccatttaattttttttttctgtttgtttcataTGGaattaaaatccccaaatccctgaggttggaaaagccttcCCAGACCATCAACTCCAACccgtgccccatccccacctggcACTGAGTCCCTGGGCACGTCCAGGGATGTGACCCCACCACATCCCCGGTCAATAAAACACAATTTCTTTACAAATTTCCCTCTGGAACAAAgtgggaagcaggaaaaaataagtttatttttagCGGCATTGGCACGGGGAGCCCTTTGGTGGCACTGAGGCCACCTGGAGGCAGTGTCATCCATGTGAGTGGCCAAGCCCACATCTCCTTCGCACAGCCACCAGAATCTCCTCGTGccacagagagaagagaaaagaagagaagaaaaggagctgTGAGACCCCAAAATCTAATACAGGGAATTCATGGAGAGGATTAAACAAGGGCTGGGTCCCAAAGGCGCCAGAAAGTTCCTAAAGGTTCCAGAAGGTTCTGAAAAGTGCCAGAAGTTTCCTAAAAGTGCCAGAAGGTTTCTAAAAAGTGCCAGAAGGTTCCAAATGGTTCCAGAAGGTTCCTAAAAGAGCCAGGAGGTTCCCAAAGGTTCCAGAAGGTTCCCAAAGGTTCCAGAAGGTTCTTAAAGGTGCCAGAAGGTTCTCAAAGGCTCCAGAAGGTTCCCAGAGGTTCCAGAAGGTTCCTGATGGTGCTCAGGAGTGGTTTCAGCGGGAGAAGTGTGGTgttccccagagctgcccctcagaGCTGGATGTCCTCCAGCTCTTCACGCCCTGGCCGTGCCCTGGGCACCCGGCGAGGTTTTACTGCCCGCAGCTGTACTGGTAACTGTTGGACCACTGGTAGGAGTAGGGGCAGGAGCGCTCCTGGCACACAGTGCCcggggcacacacctgggcacacctgagcgCGCCCTGCCCGCAGCGGGGCACGCCCAGCTCTCggccctgtgccaggacctgtGGGAAGGGCGCGGGGCAGGAATCCAGGCattgggagctgctgcaggatgaggaggaggaggaggaatggtGCCCTTCCACCACGCGCATCTCCACGCAGCCCTGccggcaggggctgggcagggtttTCCTCATGGTGCAGAGCTTGGGCCCCGTGGGGGAGCAGGGcgagcaggggctgcagggcaccagcccagagctgtggcactgctgggggaagGCGGGCACGGTGCTCTGGATCCCGCTGGGGATGAAGCACTGCTGCTTGTACTGGTAGCCGTAGTAGGACATGGCTCCAGGGAtcctggaaaacacagagctgatggaattccctgcagggctctggagaGGAGCTCTGAGCCCTCAGCTCTACATCCAAACTTGCTTTTCCCTAAAAAACTCCCCCGCAGCTCCAACTGttgaggggagcagggagctctaatccctgggaaaaggggaatttcGGGAGCTGGGATTGGTGCTGAGGTTCTCAGTTCTTTAGGACAAGGACTgtcatttgtttcctttccaggTGCCTCACCTGACACTGGAATTTCTTTCTGCTGGCAgtaggaaaagcaaaggaaggaaTTGCCCTTGGACCCCGTGGTTTGGGGGCAGTTGCTGCTGCAGATGTCCCAGACCCCTCCTCTCATCCCAGGttgccccaagccctgtccaacctggccctggacactacCAGGGATGGAGAATCCATGGAATAACTGGAGGTGGGGCCTccccaccttcacagggaaCGATTCCTTCCCCAAATCCCGTCCAAATTCGCCCTCTGGCCCCTTGaccccattccctgtgtcctgtccctgcagttcTTGaggaaaagtccctctccagcttccctggaaCCTCTGCAGATCCTGGAGGGGCTCTGGGGCCTCCACAGGCTCAACATTTTCAGTCTGGCAAAGACTGATCCAAACCTGGACCTGAACTCCTAAAACAAGTGGCCTGTAATAACGGAGAAGTCTAGAACTCAATtttaacaaagcaaataaaaaatatggatCCAAGAAGAAGGCGAAGAAAGCTCACATCCCAAATCAAGTGAGGTGCTGTAAATCTCAGGCTCAACTTTAAAACCATTTGTCTGTGTCTGCCTTAAAAAAAGCCAGCAACAAACCCAAGAAAGAACCTTTAACTGTAACAACTCTCTTCATTCCCAGTGTCAGGATATTCCAGATTCCAGTTCCGAGTCCCAGCAGAATGGTATTTTCTTAGAAATAGGGAAACGACTTACCGAGCTCACGGTGGAGAGTAAGGACTGGATGGAAAGCTTGGAAATGGGGGTTTTTATATGGAGTTTTTATAGTCCTTCAGGCCTCATGGAAAACCTGAGCCACGGAGTGCCAAATCCTAATAAACCACAGCAGGGAATTTGTTCACATGCAACTTTTTCACTGGCTGTAATTATTTTACTCACTTGGGCTCGTTAACGCATTGTTATCCCCAAATCCCGAGAAAAACACCTCACACCCTGCAGGTTCTTTCCATTTGAAAGCTTTAcggggagaaggaaaagccgCCTTTTATCCCGCTGACCTCGTTAGGTACCTGAAGGAATCCATCCCTCTCCTCCTAAAGGTCCTTTGGTCGGAGCGACCATGGGGAAGCAGCGCTGGGGGAGCGGGAGTTGATTGGGGTCATCCCCATGGCTCTGGGAGCATCCCAACGGCTCTGGGAGCATCCCAACGGCTCTGGGGTCATTCCAATGTCTCTGGGACCATCCCAACAACTCTGGGGTGATTCCAATGTCTCTGGGACCATCCCAACGGCTCTGGAGTAATTCCAACAGCTCTGGGACCATCCCAATAGCTCTGGGACCATCCCAACAGCTCTGGGGTCATTCCAATGGCTCTGGGACCATCCCAATAACTCTGGGACCATCCCAACACCTCTGGGGTAATCCCAATGGCTCTGGGACCATCGCAAAAGCTCAGCTTTTCATCCAGAGCTCGTCTCTGTCCCCGTGCCTTGTGCTGGGCCCTCGGGAGGGATTCTGCTGCTGACATGTGATGCCATTAGTGCAATTAGCAGCCTTTGATGTGCCGGGACGCGGCCCTGAAATTGGCTCTGTGCTGGCGTTGTTCGTAATGGAGCTGAGCCGGGCTGGCTTGGCTCGTGTCAGACATTAATGAGCATTTGTGAGGGGTTTATGAGGTCTTGTTATGAAGGTGTTGTTTaatgtcctgctcctgcttcaTGTGCGGGTAAACACCGGGACAAGCCAGCTCAGCACCTCCAGGGTGTCTTCATTAATCAGGAGTGTCTTAATTTATCACCAGAGTGTCTTCATTAATCACTAAAAGGTCTTCATGTGTCAGCAGGGCAAAGCTGAGTTTTGGGGTGAGAACAGGCTCTGATAAAGgggtttttccctctttccagcTAAGAGCAGCCCTTGAAAAAACAGCCCAGCTGGACGTGGTGGTTTAGCTGTGGTTTTATGTAATTAGTAAATACACCACGTGTTTGTGTGTTGGAAAGGGGAACAGAGTCATCAGGGAATCGTGGGGCGGTCTGGGTGGGAAGGTCCTTcaagaccatctcattccacccccacCACAGGCACATGGGAGATGGAATTGTCTCTCCAAACTCCCGAGAGGAGGTTTggagcccccatccctggaggtgtccgaGGAATCCTGGAACGTTGGTCTGGGTGACCAGGTGGGGTTGGGCACaacttggacttgatgaccttggagctcttttccaacctcagggATCCTGGGATTTTGTTTTTGGTGTTCCATTGGTCTCAGAGATGGGTTGGATCCTTAGTCCCTGCTTTTTTGAACACTTCACCCACATTGATGTCCTCAGggctctccctcctcctgggCTCAGATCTCCCTTGATCCTTTCAGTTTTATCTTTACAAAGCCggtgatttttttgtgttttgcatCTTTATCTTTAGAAGAGCTGAAATTGGATCTTTCAGCCCATCTGGGCTGAAAAATCGAGCTGACACTGCTCTGTTGTGCTCCTCATTCAGGTGCTGAGTTTTGGCCACGTGTCACCTGTTGATTCATCACTTTTATTTCCTGGTTGTACCTGAGCTGTTACAACTCCTGTTAACAATGATACAGTGACAACATCAGGGCACTAATGAGCTTTTATGATGTGTTTGGAAACACCTGCAGAAAACCTTGACATGATTCTTGTCAGGGTTAATGTTTGTATTCACAGAAATCcaccctgcagtgacaggagccCCGAGCAGAGGGAACAAATCCCAGCATTATGGATTCCTCCCACGCTGGAGTAAAGATCTGGACTTTTCATTATTAACAAATCCCTAAGATAAGATTTAACATCTAGCTTAATCTTCAGCTGTCTGAAACCAGTACTTAGGTATTAATTCCAATGTCTTTGACTTTGGGGATGAATTGCTGGCCAGTTTAATCTGAGGTGAAGGTGGATGTTGCAATCCCCATGGTTATCTTCCATTATTGTTggtgccccacccctggaagtgtccaaggctaggatggacagggcttggagtaacctgggtCACTGGAAGGTGGAATGGGATGGTCTTGgaagtcccttccaagccaaggGAGAGGGCTTTGAGGAGAGGTTTAATAAAAGACAGCAGAAGtaggaaaatacttttgttttttaaaccgAATGGAAACCAGAACGGGGCATTTGCTGGGGGTGGGAGTGCCCGTCCAGCTCACACTGGTGCCACCCTCAGCATCTGTCCCAGAGCCTCCTCCTCAGGTTTAGCAGGATGATAACCCCAACCAGCCGGGATTCATCATCAGCAGCTGGGATTCCAGAGGCGTCTCCCACTTGTTGTTCCCAACATCagctcttccagcagcttcagGTGCCCTTTTGTCAGAGAGTGACTCCATGGAAAAAACACCTGACAAGGTCTTGCCTCAGTCACACCCCATTTATGGCTCTTTTTGCCATTCCCCAAATCCAGTCATGATTTATGGCTTTGAAAATGTGGGAGTTTTTATGTGATATTAAATGTGGTCttgcctttctttctgttttattcttaAAGCGTGTAAAGGAATTGGGTACTTGGTGTCGGGTTGAAAGAGGTGTCCTGACTTATTTGGGTCTATAGCTataaaattcaggattttttcagtGAGCCAGAGCTTTGATCAGACTTTTTATTAGTCTAAAGGACCCAGAACACAGGTTATTCATCTTCCATCAAATCTTTCATTCAAGGACCCAGAACTCCAGTTTATCCCTCACTTTTTCAGCTCTTCCTGGGCTGAGTTGAGGACATTTTTATCCAGAAAAATGTCTGGTTCCCCCCTGCCAAGGAATGACTCCAGACATGGAGAAGATCAAGCTTAAACCCCgtaaatattttgcctttgagACAGAGACAAAGAATCCCCTCCCTGTAAAGCCGAAATTGCAGAGTGGGGAAGGCAGTAAAGGACAGGTCATGCAGGACACAAGGACAAACCAGTAATTAGCAAGAGTGATTTATCTAAAACAATTGGCATCCGTTAACAAAGCTGGATCTGGAAAGAATCGTGGTTAGTAATTGATTAGGAAGTTCTGCATGTGGGTGATTCACGTGCTGGGCACTTTGAGGCTGGGTATAAAAGTGCTCGACCTCACACCTCACGCCATCACTTCTCTTGTCTCACTCTCTGGTGCTGTAGGTAAGTGAATCCCTAAATTCCTGAACTCCTGAATTCCTCCTCTAACCAAGCCTTCGAGTACAGTTTTGGGATCAGTCTGACATTCTGCTGGTGGGAACCAtgggatgtggcacttggtgctctGGTCTGGTTGGGAAGGTGGGGATTGAtcacaggttggactcggtgatcctggagggcttttccaacctcaaccacTTTGGGATTGTGCAAATGAATCCATTTGTAACTGCTCAGCCACTGGGAAATGCAGATCTGGCTGAGATCTAAGTAATATTCCATGAATATTCCATTTGTGTTCAATACACAATTCAGGGATGTATTTTGGGTGCTGAGCTATCAGAATTCTCCTTGTCCTTTGAGCCTCTTCATAGCCTTTTATCCTCATGTTTGATTATGAAACTGAtgtgaattttgttttattttcctgctcttgCCTTGCCCCACAGATCCCGATCCCCAAGTCATGGTTCAGTCCCTGAGCCCCTGCACCGACGGCAGCGCCTCCCCCTGTGGCGTGGCCGTGCCCCAGCCTGTGGCCGACTCCTGCAATGAGCCCTGTGTCCGGCAGTGCCCCGACTCCACGGTGGTCATTTACCCTCCCCCTGTGGTCGTCACCTTCCCCGGGCCCatcctcagcaccttcccaCAGCAGAGCGCCGTGGGCTCTGCGGGAGTCCCCGAAATCGGAGCTGGTGTCGGGGCCGGTGTCGGGGCCGGTGTTGGAGCTGTTGTTGGAGGTGCTTTTGGTGCTGCTCGAACCCCTGGAGCTTCCCAAGTTTATGGTGGGGCCAGGTGGGGCCGGGGGTACCCAGTGGGCAGCTGCAGACCCTGCTGCTAAAGCCAGGGTGCGGCCGCTGGATGAGGGTGACCAGCAGGACGCGGCTCCACGAGG includes the following:
- the LOC128820550 gene encoding claw keratin-like is translated as MVQSLSPCTDGSASPCGVAVPQPVADSCNEPCVRQCPDSTVVIYPPPVVVTFPGPILSTFPQQSAVGSAGVPEIGAGVGAGVGAGVGAVVGGAFGAARTPGASQVYGGARWGRGYPVGSCRPCC